The Bacteroidota bacterium genome includes a region encoding these proteins:
- a CDS encoding NTP transferase domain-containing protein encodes MRAIIPVAGIGSRLKPHTNTIPKVLLTVGDKPILGHILQKLLDSGIHEATFVTGHLGGMIKHYVEKNFPMIGSIFVEQKKQEGLGHAIYQAAHTFGNDEIFIILGDTIFDVDLDKVFSLGASALGLKYVDDPRRFGVAIIEDGEIKQLVEKPEVPPSNMAIVGLYYIRNSEKLAECLKHNIDNDIRTRGEFQLTDALQMMLDQGEKMVPFTVDGWYDCGKPETLLETNRFLLSKHHDSNGSGKVVINPPCYIHPSAVIMNSVVGPFVTISEGVKISESVVKNSIIGPHAEVERCIFEDSLIGANSFLRGKYTRVNTGDSSEIDFN; translated from the coding sequence ATGCGAGCAATAATCCCGGTAGCCGGCATAGGCAGCCGCTTAAAACCACATACAAATACGATTCCGAAAGTGCTTCTTACAGTAGGTGACAAGCCGATTCTTGGCCATATTCTGCAGAAACTGCTTGATTCAGGAATTCATGAAGCCACCTTTGTTACGGGTCATCTCGGCGGAATGATTAAACATTATGTCGAGAAGAACTTTCCAATGATTGGTTCGATCTTTGTCGAGCAAAAAAAACAGGAAGGTCTTGGTCACGCAATTTATCAGGCTGCACACACTTTTGGCAACGATGAAATCTTTATTATTCTTGGTGATACAATATTTGATGTCGATCTGGATAAGGTTTTCTCGTTGGGAGCGAGTGCATTGGGGCTTAAATATGTGGACGACCCCCGCAGGTTTGGTGTGGCAATAATTGAGGACGGAGAAATAAAACAGCTTGTTGAAAAGCCGGAAGTTCCCCCGTCAAACATGGCTATTGTGGGTTTGTATTATATCAGGAATTCAGAAAAACTTGCAGAATGTCTCAAGCACAATATCGATAACGATATCCGCACCCGCGGTGAATTCCAGTTGACAGACGCACTTCAGATGATGCTCGATCAGGGAGAGAAAATGGTGCCGTTCACCGTGGATGGCTGGTATGATTGCGGTAAACCTGAAACTTTATTGGAAACAAACAGGTTTTTATTATCGAAGCACCATGATTCAAACGGAAGTGGCAAGGTTGTCATCAATCCCCCGTGCTACATACATCCGAGTGCAGTGATTATGAATTCCGTGGTCGGACCCTTTGTTACCATTTCGGAGGGGGTAAAGATTTCCGAGTCGGTAGTAAAAAATTCCATTATTGGACCCCATGCCGAAGTGGAGAGATGTATCTTCGAAGATTCGCTCATAGGTGCGAATTCATTCCTGCGGGGAAAATACACCCGGGTAAATACCGGTGATTCATCAGAAATTGATTTTAATTAA